The Coffea eugenioides isolate CCC68of chromosome 8, Ceug_1.0, whole genome shotgun sequence genome has a segment encoding these proteins:
- the LOC113780061 gene encoding disease resistance protein RPM1-like yields MAESVVGFLIKQLSTFLSQESTLLGGFRPDVQYIKDELGSMKAFLRQAEAKEDNDSQLQEWVKQVREVAYDTEDVLDDFAFRFARGHAGGFIGRVGKIYNSIKNLKARHRISLEIKDIKDRVVEISAIRHQRYQSLYGNQERGSSSYNVANAEYDIRDQALLIEEAKLVGIDQPKKELISKILDGHSHLKVVSVVGMGGLGKTTLVKKVYDDAIVKKQFQSHAWITVSQNFHFNVIIKDLIQQLYEEIRQPVPPQVESMKGIRLSEFVRDFLKERRYILVLDDVWSQNAWETIKYVFPDCNTASRVVLTTRIADVASSSCLAFHDFVHEMKPLSYEDSWTLFCNRTFQSNDCPSNLEEISRKILKKCEGLPLGIVAIGGVLALKDKDRIDEWEMILRGFGGEVDGSGELDRIRRILLLSYNDLPHHLKSCLLYLSIYPEDYPIRNVDNLLDTWIALGFIEEKEGMTATDIAMRYLKELINRSLIQVKDTWHDGKLKECGLHDFLLEIIVSKSKEQCFTTIATGYCTRWPDKVRHLAIHNFTDNPPLGFNSLNCLRSLKSFGYEDPLTTSFLSKFFCGGPKFLKVLNLAGAELDNIPKEVFKLVHLKFLDLSGTRVKVIPKSIGQLQNLEVLILAGTTITELPVEILKLRKLCVLIIGRVGDYSNNFALGGFKSPYGIGKLTFLERLAHIEADSGKIVREIGKLIQLRELSITKLRREDGKELLYSLLRLTNLRELHICSIKEEETLDLQHSISPKLGFLVRLWLNGRLERVPEWVISLQSLSTLVLLNSELSEDENAIGCLGHLSNLVELTLHGAYEGETYCVLRLEDSKNSRD; encoded by the coding sequence ATGGCTGAGAGTGTTGTTGGCTTTCTAATCAAGCAGCTCTCCACCTTCCTTTCCCAAGAGAGCACGCTTTTGGGAGGATTTCGACCAGATGTTCAGTACATCAAAGATGAACTCGGGAGCATGAAGGCTTTCCTCAGACAAGCTGAAGCAAAGGAGGACAATGACTCTCAACTCCAAGAATGGGTAAAGCAGGTTCGAGAAGTTGCTTATGATACAGAGGATGTTCTCGATGATTTTGCCTTCCGCTTTGCTCGTGGACACGCAGGTGGATTCATTGGCCGTGTTGGAAAGATTTACAACTCAATAAAAAATCTGAAAGCCCGCCATCGGATTTCTTTGGAGATAAAAGATATCAAGGACCGGGTTGTAGAGATTTCTGCAATAAGGCATCAGAGGTACCAGTCTCTGTATGGTAATCAAGAAAGAGGCTCCAGCTCTTACAATGTGGCAAATGCAGAATATGATATTCGTGATCAAGCACTCCTAATTGAAGAAGCTAAGCTTGTTGGCATCGATCAGCCCAAAAAAGAGCTCATCTCCAAAATTCTTGATGGCCATTCCCACTTGAAAGTAGTTTCAGTGGTGGGAATGGGGGGACTCGGTAAGACCACCCTGGTGAAAAAAGTCTATGATGATGCTATTGTGAAGAAACAATTTCAGAGCCATGCCTGGATAActgtttctcaaaattttcatttcaatGTCATCATCAAGGACCTGATTCAACAATTGTACGAGGAAATCAGACAGCCGGTGCCTCCGCAAGTGGAATCCATGAAAGGTATTAGACTGAGTGAATTTGTCAGAGATTTCCTCAAAGAAAGAAGGTACATCCTTGTCCTTGATGATGTGTGGAGTCAAAATGCTTGGGAAACTATCAAATATGTATTTCCTGACTGCAATACTGCTAGTCGTGTTGTGTTGACAACACGAATAGCCGATGTAGCTTCTTCGTCTTGTTTGGCATTCCATGACTTTGTCCATGAGATGAAGCCTCTCTCTTATGAAGATTCTTGGACCCTTTTTTGCAATAGAACATTTCAGAGTAATGATTGCCCTTCAAATCTAGAAGAAATTTCTAGAAAAATACTGAAAAAATGTGAGGGCCTACCGCTTGGGATTGTTGCAATAGGTGGTGTTTTGGCTCTGAAGGACAAAGACAGGATAGATGAATGGGAGATGATTCTTCGTGGCTTTGGCGGCGAGGTAGATGGTAGCGGTGAGCTTGACAGAATTAGAAGGATACTCTTACTCAGCTACAACGATTTGCCTCACCATCTCAAAAGCTGCCTATTATATCTAAGCATCTATCCTGAAGATTATCCGATTAGGAATGTCGATAATTTACTTGATACATGGATAGCACTAGGATTTATAGAAGAGAAAGAAGGAATGACAGCCACTGATATTGCTATGAGATATCTAAAAGAACTCATCAACAGAAGTTTAATTCAAGTTAAGGACACATGGCATGATGGCAAATTGAAGGAATGTGGTCTTCATGATTTTCTGCTTGAAATCATTGTTTCAAAATCTAAAGAGCAGTGCTTCACAACCATAGCCACTGGATATTGCACGAGATGGCCTGACAAAGTTCGACACCTAGCAATTCATAACTTCACTGATAATCCTCCACTAGGCTTCAACAGCTTGAACTGTCTTCGATCCTTGAAATCATTCGGGTACGAAGATCCTCTCACTACTTCATTTTTGTCCAAGTTTTTTTGTGGTGGTCCCAAGTTCCTAAAGGTTTTAAATTTAGCGGGAGCTGAACTGGACAACATCCCAAAGGAAGTTTTCAAACTAGTTCATCTCAAGTTTCTAGATCTAAGTGGCACCAGAGTTAAAGTCATTCCAAAATCTATTGGGCAACTTCAAAACCTAGAAGTTTTAATTCTGGCTGGAACCACTATAACGGAGCTACCCGTGGAAATTCTAAAGCTAAGAAAACTCTGTGTCCTTATCATAGGAAGAGTGGGTGattattcaaataactttgcactaGGAGGCTTTAAATCTCCGTATGGAATTGGAAAGCTTACTTTCTTGGAGAGACTGGCACATATAGAAGCAGACAGTGGTAAAATAGTAAGGGAGATTGGGAAGCTCATTCAGTTGCGAGAATTATCCATCACAAAGCTGAGGAGAGAAGATGGAAAAGAGTTGCTCTACTCCCTCTTGAGGCTAACCAACCTTCGAGAGTTACACATCTGCTCCATTAAAGAAGAGGAGACTCTTGATCTCCAACATTCCATCTCTCCAAAGCTTGGATTTCTTGTAAGGTTGTGGTTGAATGGGCGTTTAGAGAGAGTACCAGAATGGGTAATATCACTTCAATCCTTGAGCACTTTAGTCTTGCTGAATAGTGAGTTGAGTGAAGATGAGAACGCAATAGGCTGCCTTGGACATTTGTCCAACTTGGTGGAACTTACTCTCCATGGTGCTTATGAAGGGGAGACATATTGTGTTTTAAGGCTGGAAGATTCCAAAAACTCCAGAGATTAG
- the LOC113780062 gene encoding disease resistance protein RPM1-like produces the protein MAESVVGFLIKQLSTLLSQERSLLGGLRPDVQFIKDELGSMKAFLRQAEAKEDDDSQLQEWVKQVREVAYDTEDVLDDFAFRFARGGADGFFGRVGKIYNSIKNLKARHRISLEIKYIKARVVEISARHQRYQSLYGTQEIGSSSSHVASADCDIRDQALLIEEAELVGIDQPKKELISKILDDHSYLKLVSVVGMGGLGKTTLVKKVYDDAAVKKQFQSHAWITVSQNFQFTVIIRNLIQQLYEEIRQLVPPQVESMNGIRLSEFVRDFLKERRYILVLDDVWSLNAWETIKYVLPDCNIASRVVLTTRIADAASSSYLASHDFVHEMKPLSYEDSWTLFCNRTFQSNGCPSNLEEVCRKILKKCEGLPLGIVTMGGVLASKDKDKIDEWEMIFSGFGSDVDGSGKLDRIRRILLLSYSDLPHYLKNCLLYLSIYPEDHPIDVDNLLDTWIALGFIEEKEGMTATNIAMRYVKELINRSLIQVKETWVDGKLVKCGLHDFLREIIFSKSKEQSFTTIATGYCTRWPDKVRHLAIHNFTDKSPQRFSSLKCLRSVETFKYEDPLTTSFLSKFLCGGPKFLKVLNLARAELDNIPKEVFKLFHLMYLDLSSTRVKIIPKSIGLLQNLEALILLETTITELPVEILKLRKLRSLTVGRMDDYSSNFAVWGFKSPDGIGKLTSLESLACIEADSGKIVREIGKLIQLRKLSITKLRREDGKELLYSLSRLTNLRELHICSIKEEETLDLQHSVSPRLGFLTRLWLTGSLERVPEWVISLQFLGMLILDNSELSEDENAIGCLDICPI, from the coding sequence ATGGCCGAGAGTGTTGTAGGCTTTTTAATTAAGCAGCTCTCCACCTTACTTTCCCAAGAGAGGTCGCTTTTGGGAGGACTTCGACCGGATGTTCAGTTCATCAAAGATGAACTCGGCAGCATGAAAGCTTTCCTCCGACAAGCTGAAGCAAAGGAGGACGATGACTCTCAACTCCAAGAATGGGTAAAGCAGGTTCGAGAAGTTGCTTATGATACAGAGGACGTTCTCGATGATTTTGCCTTCCGCTTTGCTCGTGGTGGTGCAGATGGATTCTTTGGCCGTGTTGGCAAGATCTACAACTCGATTAAAAATCTGAAAGCCCGCCATCGGATTTCTTTGGAGATAAAATATATCAAGGCCAGAGTTGTAGAGATTTCTGCAAGGCATCAGAGGTACCAGTCTCTGTATGGTACTCAAGAAATAGGCTCCAGCTCTTCGCACGTGGCAAGCGCAGATTGTGATATTCGTGATCAAGCACTCCTAATTGAAGAAGCTGAGCTTGTTGGCATTGATCAGCCCAAAAAAGAGCTCATCTCCAAAATCCTTGATGACCATTCCTACTTGAAACTAGTTTCAGTGGTGGGAATGGGGGGACTCGGTAAAACCACCCTGGTGAAAAAGGTCTACGATGATGCTGCGGTGAAGAAACAATTTCAGAGCCATGCTTGGATAActgtttctcaaaattttcaattcacTGTCATCATCAGGAACTTGATTCAACAATTGTACGAGGAAATCAGACAGCTGGTACCTCCGCAAGTGGAATCCATGAATGGTATTAGGCTGAGTGAATTTGTCAGAGACTTCCTTAAAGAAAGAAGGTACATCCTTGTCCTTGATGATGTGTGGAGTCTAAATGCTTGGGAAACTATCAAATATGTATTGCCTGACTGCAATATTGCTAGTCGTGTTGTATTGACAACACGTATAGCCGATGCAGCTTCTTCGTCTTATTTGGCATCCCATGACTTTGTCCATGAGATGAAACCTCTCTCTTATGAAGATTCTTGGACTCTTTTTTGCAATAGAACATTTCAAAGTAATGGTTGCCCTTCAAATCTAGAAGAAGTTTGcagaaaaatactaaaaaaatgtGAGGGCCTACCACTTGGAATTGTAACAATGGGTGGTGTTTTGGCTTCGAAGGACAAGGATAAGATAGATGAATGGGAGATGATTTTTAGTGGTTTTGGCAGTGACGTAGATGGTAGCGGTAAGCTTGATAGAATTAGAAGGATACTCTTACTTAGTTACAGTGATTTGCCTCACTATCTCAAAAACTGCCTATTATATCTAAGTATCTATCCTGAAGATCATCCAATTGATGTCGATAATTTACTTGATACATGGATAGCACTAGGATTTATAGAAGAGAAAGAAGGAATGACAGCCACTAATATTGCTATGAGATATGTAAAAGAACTCATCAACAGAAGCTTAATCCAAGTTAAAGAGACATGGGTTGATGGCAAATTGGTGAAATGTGGTCTTCATGATTTTCTACGTGaaatcattttttcaaaatctaaagagcagagCTTCACAACCATAGCCACTGGATATTGCACAAGATGGCCCGACAAAGTTCGACACCTAGCAATCCATAACTTCACTGATAAATCTCCACAACGCTTCAGCAGCTTAAAGTGTCTTCGGTCCGTGGAAACATTCAAGTATGAAGATCCTCTCACAACTTCATTTTTGTCCAAGTTTTTATGTGGTGGTCCCAAGTTCCTAAAGGTTTTAAACTTAGCAAGAGCGGAACTGGACAACATCCCAAAGGAAGTTTTCAAACTATTTCATCTCATGTATTTGGATCTAAGTAGCACCAGAGTTAAAATCATTCCAAAATCTATTGGGCTGCTTCAAAATCTAGAAGCTTTAATTCTGCTCGAAACCACTATAACGGAGTTGCCCGTGGAAATTCTGAAGCTAAGAAAGCTCCGTTCCCTTACGGTAGGCAGAATGGATGATTATTCAAGTAACTTTGCAGTTTGGGGCTTTAAATCTCCAGATGGAATTGGAAAGCTTACTTCCTTGGAGAGTCTGGCATGTATAGAAGCAGACAGTGGTAAAATAGTAAGGGAGATTGGGAAGCTCATTCAGTTGCGAAAATTATCCATCACAAAGCTGAGAAGAGAAGATGGAAAAGAGTTGCTCTACTCCCTATCAAGGCTGACCAACCTTCGAGAGTTACACATCTGCTCCATTAAAGAAGAGGAGACCCTTGATCTCCAACATTCTGTCTCTCCAAGACTTGGATTTCTTACAAGGTTGTGGTTGACTGGGTCTTTAGAGAGAGTACCAGAATGGGTAATATCACTTCAATTCTTGGGCATGTTAATCTTGGATAATAGTGAGTTAAGTGAAGATGAGAATGCAATAGGCTGCTTGGACATTTGCCCAATCTGA